In one window of Vicinamibacterales bacterium DNA:
- a CDS encoding M20/M25/M40 family metallo-hydrolase has translation MYRRPSTRIAAIAALLAGGWTQLTGRDRVPADTAPAAALQRAADAWDKGDYVAALTAYQDLLAGPDAASVLEPIALQTGELFRTIELTANGANPAFSADSRYFSFETGAAVSAGTAAGAGRVTRVRAAASPEKDLASLDGGDASFCPDGRSIAFLRVPATSAIAAAQMAVTAAVTTQERAPRLQALNRLIARSGRIVVRDLSSGQEQELNTGDLLKTGITCAADGSVLFAGAGETDAAATQIYAVRAGAAPQPLTKGEGFKVPSRIDAAGRTLLYLVPRQGPFRTASAEGTAAAGEGRGGGGGGGAALNAPSAFGIVTLAGVSTTVTGVAPAISRDGRYVAWIVRAGAATSGGEQTLLVAPTDAPGSPIEVRKGSQRLDAPALSADGSRVVFQAMAKDDWELFVAGRDGKDEIRVTREIQHDIVPQFLGPGRLLAAIGEPRHRRSYLYDITPGSETAAAKVTRTRLFHNNTVRTIAPEYAWVASGDGSKLLVVAERDGDTVSPERGVYLMDLAARVSAADLKSRVAASLAAERHLRDTGRKMFAPIAADVATVTREVSTGRVYAHEKALFDFDSKHITRPGNRLAAEYLFNAYASFGYTPEYQWFSPRNALGGRTANVLATLTGTVNPELVYVVSSHYDSVAVGPGADDDTSGTAALLETARVLAGHPMPATIVFASFTGEEAGLLGSREFVRQAVANRMNIVGALNNDMIGWANDHRLDNTIRYSNPGIRDIQHAAAMQFSSLITYDALYYKSTDAAAYYEAYGDIVGGIGSYPVLGNPHYHQAHDLLDGMNHQLIAEVARTTAATLMLLASSPSRIADLEATAESGGAAASWTPSPEKGVNGYIVTWGPAANPSQRSLRVARPRATLAGAAAGMVVRVKAVNARGLEGWDWATATVK, from the coding sequence TTGTACAGACGCCCATCGACACGGATTGCCGCGATCGCCGCCCTGCTCGCCGGAGGCTGGACTCAACTCACCGGACGCGACCGCGTTCCCGCCGACACTGCGCCGGCCGCCGCGCTTCAGCGCGCCGCTGACGCCTGGGACAAGGGGGACTACGTCGCCGCGTTGACCGCGTACCAGGACTTGCTGGCGGGACCCGACGCCGCCTCCGTGCTCGAGCCGATCGCGCTCCAGACCGGCGAGCTGTTCCGCACCATCGAGCTGACCGCGAACGGCGCCAATCCGGCGTTCTCGGCCGACAGCCGTTATTTCTCGTTCGAGACCGGCGCCGCGGTGAGCGCCGGCACCGCAGCGGGGGCGGGCCGCGTCACCCGCGTGCGCGCGGCCGCGTCGCCCGAAAAGGACCTGGCCTCGCTCGACGGCGGCGACGCGAGTTTCTGCCCCGACGGCCGCAGCATCGCGTTTCTGCGTGTCCCCGCGACGTCCGCCATCGCCGCGGCGCAGATGGCGGTCACGGCCGCCGTCACGACACAAGAGCGCGCGCCCCGGCTGCAGGCGCTGAACCGCCTGATCGCCCGCAGCGGCCGCATCGTCGTGCGCGATCTGTCGTCCGGCCAGGAACAGGAGCTGAACACGGGGGATCTGCTCAAGACCGGGATCACCTGCGCCGCCGATGGCAGCGTGCTGTTCGCCGGCGCCGGCGAGACGGATGCGGCGGCCACGCAGATCTACGCCGTGCGCGCCGGTGCGGCCCCGCAGCCGCTCACCAAGGGAGAAGGATTCAAGGTCCCGTCGCGGATCGACGCCGCCGGCCGCACGTTGCTGTACCTGGTGCCGCGCCAGGGCCCATTCAGGACGGCGAGCGCCGAGGGAACCGCGGCCGCCGGCGAGGGACGTGGAGGCGGCGGCGGGGGCGGAGCGGCGCTGAACGCGCCGTCCGCCTTCGGCATCGTGACGCTCGCCGGCGTGTCGACGACGGTGACTGGCGTCGCGCCGGCGATCTCGCGCGACGGCCGCTATGTGGCGTGGATCGTGCGGGCCGGCGCCGCGACCTCCGGCGGCGAGCAGACGCTCCTGGTCGCGCCGACCGATGCGCCGGGTTCGCCGATCGAAGTGCGTAAAGGCAGCCAGCGCCTCGACGCGCCGGCACTCTCGGCCGACGGCTCCCGCGTCGTCTTCCAGGCGATGGCGAAGGACGACTGGGAACTGTTCGTCGCCGGGCGTGACGGCAAGGACGAGATCCGCGTGACTCGCGAGATTCAGCACGACATCGTGCCGCAGTTCCTCGGACCGGGCCGGCTGCTCGCCGCAATCGGCGAACCGCGGCACCGTCGTTCGTATCTCTATGACATCACGCCGGGGAGCGAAACGGCCGCCGCGAAAGTGACACGCACGCGCCTCTTCCACAACAACACCGTGCGCACCATCGCGCCGGAGTACGCCTGGGTCGCGTCCGGCGACGGATCGAAGCTGCTCGTCGTCGCCGAACGCGACGGCGACACCGTGTCGCCGGAGCGCGGCGTCTACCTCATGGATCTCGCGGCGCGCGTCTCGGCGGCCGATCTGAAGAGCCGCGTCGCCGCCAGCCTCGCCGCGGAACGGCATCTGCGCGACACCGGCAGGAAGATGTTCGCGCCGATCGCGGCGGACGTGGCAACTGTCACCCGCGAGGTGTCCACCGGCCGGGTCTACGCGCACGAGAAAGCGCTGTTCGACTTCGACTCGAAGCACATCACGCGCCCGGGGAACCGGCTCGCGGCGGAGTACCTGTTCAACGCTTACGCCTCGTTCGGCTACACGCCCGAGTACCAATGGTTCTCGCCGCGCAACGCGCTCGGCGGCCGCACCGCGAACGTCCTCGCCACGTTGACGGGTACGGTCAATCCCGAGCTGGTCTACGTGGTGAGCAGCCACTACGATTCCGTCGCCGTCGGACCGGGGGCCGACGACGACACGTCGGGCACCGCGGCGCTGCTCGAAACGGCGCGCGTGCTGGCGGGGCATCCGATGCCGGCGACCATCGTGTTCGCCTCGTTCACCGGCGAGGAGGCGGGTCTCCTCGGCAGCCGCGAGTTCGTGCGCCAGGCGGTGGCGAACCGGATGAACATCGTCGGCGCGCTGAACAACGACATGATCGGCTGGGCCAACGACCACCGCCTCGACAACACGATCCGCTACTCGAACCCGGGCATCCGCGACATCCAGCACGCCGCGGCGATGCAGTTCAGCAGCCTGATCACCTACGACGCGCTCTACTACAAGAGCACGGACGCGGCCGCCTACTACGAGGCGTACGGCGACATCGTCGGCGGCATCGGGTCGTATCCGGTGCTCGGCAATCCGCACTACCACCAGGCGCACGATCTGCTGGACGGGATGAACCATCAGCTCATCGCCGAAGTGGCGAGGACCACCGCCGCGACACTGATGCTGCTGGCGTCCAGCCCGTCGCGCATCGCCGATCTGGAGGCGACGGCGGAATCCGGCGGAGCCGCCGCCTCGTGGACGCCGTCACCCGAGAAGGGCGTGAATGGCTACATCGTCACGTGGGGGCCGGCGGCGAATCCGTCGCAGCGCAGCCTGCGCGTCGCCCGGCCGCGCGCGACGCTGGCCGGTGCCGCCGCGGGCATGGTGGTGCGTGTCAAGGCGGTGAACGCCAGAGGGCTCGAGGGGTGGGACTGGGCGACGGCGACAGTGAAGTAG
- a CDS encoding alkaline phosphatase family protein, protein MAAKVLLIVIDAATPHAVCPAIRTGRLPTFQALLERGAMHESSASIFPSITPAATSAIATGAYPSEHGIAGASWFDSARQEVAYYGDDFWVIAREGLRNFLEDFLLRLNGDRLKAPSMFQMIERTGRRAACLNYLVFKGDCEHDVRIPGAIAALPGAPLSESVLGPSILALGDFVVPTWSSGRKLDKKGGLLHRFGMDDASTGVMLCEILDRRALPDFTIAYFADNDYLSHKIGPVAALTVLERIDAMLAEAFDAGGGIDRVLADTVVVITSDHGHCDVLNQEQAAIHLDRHLADFRQAELGRPWRERDEIMICPNMRAAQIYLRQPAPELVERIAATLIADPRIDQVMWRMSLSRPGAGGYVVWSSRGRLEFARGGAPPSGADAFGTAWTWRGDAGALTLQQDGRTIEFADYPNAFERIAGALDLEQSGELWCTAKAGCEFEVPGGEAHLGGASHGALHRLDSLSPVLVAGGGVSHTLPRHLRLVDIAPLCMQLLGVPMRYRVGDPRSTANSVRG, encoded by the coding sequence GTGGCTGCGAAGGTCCTGCTCATCGTCATCGACGCTGCAACCCCTCACGCGGTCTGCCCGGCGATCCGCACCGGCCGGCTGCCCACCTTCCAGGCGCTGCTCGAGCGCGGGGCGATGCACGAGTCGTCGGCGTCGATCTTTCCGTCGATCACTCCCGCGGCCACGTCGGCGATTGCGACCGGCGCCTATCCGAGCGAGCACGGCATCGCCGGGGCCTCGTGGTTCGACAGCGCGCGGCAGGAGGTGGCGTACTACGGCGATGACTTCTGGGTGATCGCGCGCGAGGGCCTGCGCAACTTCCTCGAGGACTTCCTGCTGCGGCTGAACGGCGATCGGCTGAAAGCGCCGTCGATGTTCCAGATGATCGAGCGCACCGGCCGCCGCGCGGCGTGTCTCAATTACCTGGTGTTCAAAGGGGATTGCGAGCACGACGTGCGGATTCCCGGGGCGATCGCCGCGCTGCCGGGCGCGCCGCTGTCGGAGAGCGTGCTCGGTCCGTCGATTCTCGCGCTCGGCGACTTCGTCGTGCCGACGTGGAGCAGCGGGCGCAAACTGGACAAGAAGGGCGGACTGCTGCACCGCTTCGGAATGGACGACGCGTCGACCGGCGTGATGCTCTGCGAGATCCTCGACCGCCGCGCGCTGCCCGACTTCACCATCGCCTACTTCGCCGACAACGATTACCTGAGTCACAAGATCGGGCCGGTCGCGGCGCTGACGGTGCTCGAGCGCATCGACGCCATGCTGGCCGAAGCGTTCGACGCCGGCGGCGGCATCGATCGCGTCCTCGCCGACACCGTCGTCGTCATCACGTCGGATCACGGGCATTGCGACGTCCTGAACCAGGAGCAGGCCGCGATTCATCTCGATCGGCACCTCGCCGATTTCCGGCAGGCGGAGCTCGGACGTCCGTGGCGCGAGCGCGACGAGATCATGATCTGCCCGAACATGCGCGCGGCGCAGATCTACCTGCGTCAGCCGGCGCCGGAGCTGGTGGAGCGGATCGCTGCGACCCTGATCGCGGATCCGCGGATCGATCAAGTGATGTGGCGGATGTCGCTGTCGCGGCCCGGCGCCGGCGGGTACGTCGTGTGGTCGTCACGCGGGCGCCTCGAGTTCGCGCGCGGCGGAGCGCCGCCGTCGGGCGCCGACGCGTTCGGCACCGCCTGGACGTGGCGCGGCGACGCGGGGGCGCTGACGCTGCAGCAGGACGGGCGCACGATCGAGTTCGCCGACTATCCCAACGCGTTCGAGCGCATCGCCGGCGCGCTCGACCTCGAACAGAGCGGCGAGCTGTGGTGCACCGCGAAGGCCGGCTGCGAGTTCGAGGTTCCCGGAGGCGAGGCGCACCTGGGCGGGGCCTCGCACGGCGCGCTGCACCGGCTCGACTCGCTCAGTCCGGTGCTGGTCGCCGGCGGCGGCGTGAGCCACACCTTGCCGCGGCACCTGCGGCTCGTGGACATCGCCCCGCTGTGCATGCAATTGCTCGGCGTGCCGATGCGCTACCGGGTCGGCGATCCGCGCAGCACCGCCAATTCCGTGCGCGGCTGA
- a CDS encoding carboxypeptidase-like regulatory domain-containing protein, translated as MNGTFKTIQRLCALSSVAVLLAACGGGPSLPTALPPPPPPPPPAVTYVLSGAVSEMTSAGSAPVQGARVIEMVSGRTSVSDQDGRYSIDGLTAISRSVSVTKAGYIVATGAVTMSGDTELDIRLERIASYVLSGVVFEMTAAGQVPVEGVELYCDSCGSPVGHTFVYTNAAGAYRFEWSQNGVHPLFVTKAGYDIFDPTGELLDSYGRIHATVRGDTRFDVQLVRR; from the coding sequence ATGAACGGCACATTCAAGACGATCCAGCGCCTCTGTGCTCTCTCGAGCGTCGCAGTCCTGCTGGCCGCGTGCGGGGGTGGACCTTCGCTTCCGACCGCACTCCCTCCGCCGCCGCCGCCGCCGCCCCCGGCCGTGACGTACGTGTTGTCCGGCGCCGTCTCCGAAATGACCTCAGCCGGCTCCGCGCCGGTACAGGGCGCGCGGGTGATCGAGATGGTGTCGGGACGGACCTCGGTAAGTGACCAGGACGGACGGTACAGCATCGACGGGCTCACGGCGATCAGCCGCTCCGTCTCGGTGACGAAGGCCGGCTACATCGTCGCGACGGGAGCCGTCACGATGAGCGGCGACACCGAGCTCGATATCCGCCTCGAACGGATCGCGAGCTATGTCCTGTCCGGTGTGGTTTTCGAAATGACCGCGGCAGGGCAGGTGCCCGTCGAAGGGGTGGAACTGTATTGCGACTCGTGCGGAAGCCCGGTCGGTCATACGTTCGTGTACACGAACGCCGCTGGCGCATACCGCTTCGAATGGAGCCAGAACGGCGTCCACCCGCTGTTCGTGACGAAAGCCGGCTACGACATCTTCGATCCGACCGGGGAGCTGCTGGATTCATACGGCCGGATTCACGCGACGGTTCGCGGCGACACGCGCTTCGACGTGCAACTCGTCCGGCGGTGA
- a CDS encoding LpqB family beta-propeller domain-containing protein has product MTPERWRRIEELYHGAYVRPAADRAAFLDAACRGDDGLRREVEALLNESLEGGFLSRTAPDVAAALAVAVPPDLTGRSLGGYRLGALLGAGGMGEVYRARDARLGRDVAIKILPPAFTRRPDRLARFEREARMLAAVNHANICAIYGVEEVDGIPLLILELVEGETLAGRIEDRRRAGGGGLPLPDALRIARQIADALEVAHDKGIVHRDLKPANIKITPDGVVKVLDFGLAKMVSADGSAPDLTRASTVTQGERVGGAVIGTAAYMSPEQARGHAVDKRTDIWAFGCVLYEMLTGRGTFAGDTASDSIARILEREPAWSALPASTPASIRRLLVRCLAKDPRQRLRDIGDARIEIDAIDDALPGAVAAPEPAAGRRARVWLPWAALALLAAVAAAREGLRPAAFENPLPSEGFKALTDWPGSEWGAEISPDGKAVAFLSDRDGELDLYSGLVATGVFKNLTDGVKPLVNPVGALRWTGFFPDSARLWFSIEARQKLEMPWSGGTPRAFLTDGDHTPAWSTDDRLIYFNNLAGDYLWTADGAGRNARRIDIDWPATPGREPAEAFHNHNMVWAPDDAWIYFAHGIIRDVNRPYEMDVWRVRPSGGSPEQLTFLNTTLTYLAMLDRDTLVFVAPDEKGFGSWLWSLDVGGLRTSGRLWGAGRVLPRRIPTGIQQYSSVSASRNHGPVVATQANPTARLWSVAIRADRPPTEEEVVPVPLPTERALAPRYARGTESPLLFFLSARGTGDRVWRFDTTAVEITNAADEHVIETPAPSPDGRRVAVVVRDSGRKRLAVMNQDGQGSQILAASLEILGTPDWSPDGRWIAAGARDAGGMGLFAIPVDGGPPRRLVSGVATDPVWAPDGHFIIYAGLFSGGTTTARQAGAPLKAVRQDGTKYDLPLVTWPTGAREDLRAAPDGYRFLDQTHLVYRPRPESLDFWLFDLVTGEQRQITRLSNKGNVRGFDISPGGTRIVFDRIRQNSNIVLIDPRGK; this is encoded by the coding sequence ATGACCCCCGAACGGTGGCGGCGGATCGAGGAGCTGTATCACGGCGCGTACGTCCGGCCGGCCGCCGATCGCGCCGCGTTCCTCGATGCGGCGTGCCGCGGCGACGACGGCTTGCGGCGCGAGGTCGAGGCCCTGCTGAACGAATCGCTGGAGGGCGGGTTTCTCTCCCGCACCGCGCCCGACGTGGCGGCGGCGCTCGCCGTTGCCGTGCCGCCCGATCTGACCGGCCGATCGCTCGGCGGTTATCGCCTCGGCGCGCTGCTCGGCGCCGGCGGCATGGGAGAAGTCTACCGCGCGCGCGACGCCAGGCTGGGACGCGACGTCGCCATCAAGATCCTGCCGCCCGCGTTCACCCGGCGTCCCGATCGCCTCGCCCGCTTCGAGCGCGAGGCGCGCATGCTCGCCGCGGTGAACCACGCCAACATCTGCGCGATCTACGGGGTCGAAGAAGTCGACGGCATACCGTTGCTGATCCTCGAGCTCGTCGAGGGTGAGACCCTCGCCGGCCGCATCGAGGACCGGCGGCGCGCGGGCGGCGGCGGGCTGCCGCTGCCGGATGCGCTCAGGATTGCGCGGCAGATCGCCGATGCTCTCGAAGTCGCCCACGACAAGGGCATCGTCCACCGCGACCTGAAGCCGGCAAACATCAAGATCACGCCGGACGGCGTCGTGAAGGTCCTCGACTTCGGCCTTGCGAAGATGGTGAGCGCCGACGGTTCCGCGCCGGACCTCACCCGTGCCTCCACGGTGACGCAAGGTGAGAGAGTCGGCGGCGCCGTGATCGGCACCGCCGCCTACATGAGTCCGGAGCAGGCGCGCGGCCACGCCGTGGACAAGCGCACCGACATCTGGGCGTTCGGATGCGTGCTCTACGAGATGCTGACCGGCCGCGGCACGTTTGCCGGCGACACCGCCTCGGATTCGATCGCCAGGATCCTCGAACGCGAGCCGGCGTGGTCGGCGCTGCCCGCCTCGACGCCGGCGTCGATCCGGCGGCTGCTGGTCCGCTGCCTCGCCAAGGATCCACGGCAGCGCTTGCGGGATATCGGCGACGCGAGGATCGAGATCGATGCCATCGACGACGCGCTGCCGGGCGCCGTCGCCGCGCCGGAGCCCGCCGCCGGACGCCGCGCCAGGGTCTGGCTGCCCTGGGCGGCGCTCGCGCTGCTCGCGGCCGTGGCGGCAGCGCGGGAAGGACTCCGGCCGGCCGCGTTCGAGAACCCGCTCCCGTCGGAAGGCTTCAAAGCATTGACCGACTGGCCCGGCTCCGAGTGGGGCGCCGAGATCTCTCCGGATGGAAAGGCCGTCGCCTTCCTCTCCGATCGCGACGGCGAGCTCGATCTGTATTCCGGTCTGGTGGCCACCGGTGTTTTCAAGAACCTCACCGACGGCGTCAAGCCGCTGGTCAATCCCGTCGGCGCGCTGCGCTGGACCGGATTCTTCCCGGACTCGGCGAGGCTCTGGTTCAGCATCGAGGCAAGGCAGAAACTGGAAATGCCGTGGTCGGGGGGAACGCCTCGCGCGTTTCTCACCGACGGCGATCACACGCCGGCCTGGTCGACGGACGACCGTCTGATCTATTTCAACAACCTGGCCGGCGACTATCTGTGGACGGCGGACGGCGCCGGCCGCAACGCGCGCCGGATCGATATCGACTGGCCCGCCACGCCGGGCCGGGAGCCGGCCGAGGCGTTCCACAATCACAACATGGTCTGGGCGCCTGACGACGCGTGGATCTATTTCGCGCACGGGATCATCCGCGACGTGAACCGCCCGTACGAGATGGACGTCTGGCGGGTCCGCCCCTCCGGCGGATCGCCGGAGCAGCTGACCTTCCTGAACACGACCTTGACGTATCTCGCGATGCTCGATCGCGACACGCTGGTGTTCGTCGCGCCTGACGAGAAGGGGTTCGGCTCGTGGCTCTGGTCGCTCGACGTCGGCGGGCTGCGCACCTCAGGACGGTTGTGGGGCGCCGGGCGCGTGCTGCCGAGACGGATTCCCACCGGCATCCAGCAGTACAGCTCGGTGTCCGCGAGCCGCAACCACGGGCCGGTCGTCGCGACGCAGGCGAACCCGACCGCAAGGCTCTGGAGCGTGGCGATCCGCGCCGACAGGCCGCCCACGGAGGAGGAAGTGGTCCCCGTCCCGCTCCCGACGGAGCGAGCGCTCGCCCCGCGCTACGCGCGAGGGACCGAGTCGCCGCTGTTGTTCTTCCTGTCGGCGCGCGGAACAGGAGATCGCGTCTGGCGGTTCGACACGACCGCCGTGGAGATCACCAACGCCGCGGACGAGCACGTGATCGAAACGCCCGCGCCCTCGCCGGACGGCCGCCGCGTGGCGGTGGTCGTCAGAGATTCAGGCAGGAAGCGGCTGGCGGTCATGAACCAGGACGGCCAGGGCTCGCAGATCCTGGCGGCGTCGCTCGAGATACTCGGCACGCCGGACTGGTCGCCTGACGGGCGCTGGATCGCAGCCGGCGCGCGCGACGCGGGCGGGATGGGCCTCTTCGCGATCCCCGTCGACGGAGGACCACCCCGCCGTCTGGTGTCCGGTGTCGCCACCGATCCCGTCTGGGCACCCGACGGGCACTTCATCATTTACGCCGGCCTGTTCTCCGGCGGGACCACGACCGCGCGGCAAGCGGGCGCGCCGCTCAAGGCCGTGCGGCAGGACGGCACGAAGTACGATCTGCCGCTGGTGACCTGGCCGACCGGAGCGCGCGAAGATCTCCGGGCGGCCCCGGACGGCTATCGCTTCCTCGACCAGACGCATCTCGTCTACCGGCCGCGGCCCGAGTCGCTGGATTTCTGGCTGTTCGATCTCGTCACCGGCGAGCAGCGTCAGATCACGCGGCTCAGCAACAAGGGCAACGTGCGCGGCTTCGACATTTCCCCCGGCGGCACGCGCATCGTCTTCGATCGCATCCGTCAGAACTCCAACATCGTCCTGATCGACCCGCGGGGAAAATAG
- a CDS encoding sigma-70 family RNA polymerase sigma factor codes for MTQHPASVTALLLKWGQGDQSARDRLIPLVHQELYRIARRCMAGERAGHSLQATALVNEAYLRLVDGKVVAWQDRAHFLAVSARVMRRILVDHARARHAHKRGGEAARVTFDEALVVTDEPNQNFVALDDALEALDRFDERKSRVVELRFFGGLSVEETAAVLNVSSDTVMRDWRLAKAWLQREMRGDCP; via the coding sequence ATTACTCAACACCCCGCCAGCGTCACGGCGCTACTTCTCAAATGGGGGCAAGGCGACCAGAGCGCACGCGACCGCCTGATCCCGCTGGTTCATCAGGAGCTCTACCGGATCGCGCGACGCTGCATGGCCGGGGAACGCGCCGGGCACAGTCTGCAGGCGACGGCGCTCGTCAACGAAGCGTATCTCCGCCTGGTCGACGGAAAAGTGGTCGCGTGGCAGGACCGCGCGCATTTCCTCGCCGTCTCGGCCCGCGTGATGCGCCGCATTCTCGTCGACCATGCCCGCGCGAGGCACGCCCACAAACGCGGCGGCGAGGCCGCGCGCGTCACCTTCGACGAAGCGCTGGTCGTGACCGACGAACCGAACCAGAACTTCGTCGCGCTGGATGACGCGCTCGAGGCGCTCGACCGGTTCGACGAGCGCAAGAGCCGCGTCGTCGAGCTGCGGTTCTTCGGCGGGCTGAGCGTCGAAGAAACCGCGGCCGTCCTGAACGTGTCGAGCGACACCGTGATGCGCGACTGGCGCCTGGCGAAAGCGTGGCTGCAACGGGAAATGCGCGGGGATTGCCCGTGA